One window of the Colletotrichum destructivum chromosome 6, complete sequence genome contains the following:
- a CDS encoding Putative cation efflux protein, giving the protein MSSPQEHHRSSSPRVGSFKRPSVLSPDIDPYPLATRGNGALVSLIRNRSNATLRESLKSPAYLQLGHDDDDHESTSLLSFLQNHSDDDHHHRSAAEERRLSELIFGPQMRSMRLIGNSNPRYQWERYWKTEAELEVMPMHIRKYYERNNDLIRMYLYIDQLLDSSVPHDLLNEYHQALDASAYRPVDVPQTITEESPTPTSPPSRGGLAYGTSANASVQNSSTEQSSSANSIQQKAAKRKPKDIFRSTESTPLLNGSNDEEEGLADQPKPEIPWLEDGDLDSSDPIVTLAIWVNFIANAFLLIGKVLVVISVPSVSVLASLVDAVLDFLSTAIVWTTTRLIAASQNDQHSYPVGRRRLEPLGVLVFSIVMVTSFCQVALEAIQRLMSPDHEIVQLGIPAIAIMVGTVVIKGLCWLWCRLIKNSSVRALADDAMTDVIFNTGSILFPIVGYFARIWWLDALGGLLLSGVVIVNWSQTSMHHVRNLTGFSATSDERNLLLYLTMRFATSIRQIQNLRAYHAGDKLFVEVDIVLNANMPLKDSHDLSEVLTYFLESVPIVDRAFVHVDYATYNVDTHIAQ; this is encoded by the exons ATGAGCTCGCCGCAGGAACATCACCGTTCGAGCAGCCCTCGCGTGGGCTCGTTCAAGCGACCCTCCGTACTCAGTCCCGACATCGATCCGTATCCCTTGGCCACGAGGGGTAACGGCGCCTTGGTCTCGCTCATCAGGAACCGCTCCAACGCCACGTTGCGGGAGTCCCTCAAGAGCCCTGCTTACCTCCAGCTGGGgcacgacgatgacgaccaCGAAAGCACCTCGCTGCTGAGCTTCCTGCAGAACCACTCAGACGAcgaccatcaccaccgctccgccgccgaggagcgccgccTCAGCGAACTCATCTTCGGCCCTCAGATGAGGAGCATGCGCCTTATCGGAAACAGCAACCCGCGCTACCAATGGGAGCGCTACTGGaagaccgaggccgagctcgaggtcaTGCCAATGCATAT ACGCAAATACTATGAGAGGAACAACGACCTGATTCGCATGTATCTCTACATCGACCAGCTCTTGGATTCATCCGTGCCCCACGACCTGCTCAACGAGTACCACCAAGCTCTCGACGCCTCGGCATACCGTCCCGTCGACGTGCCCCAGACCATCACCGAGGAGTCACCAACCCCAACCTCACCACCCTcgcgcggcggcctcgcctATGGCACCAGCGCCAATGCTTCGGTTCAAAACAGCAGCACCGAGCAGAGCAGTTCGGCAAACAGCATCCAGCAAAAGGCGGCGAAACGCAAACCCAAGGACATTTTTCGCTCCACCGAGTCCACCCCACTTCTCAATGGCAgcaacgacgaggaggaaggttTAGCCGACcagcccaagcccgagatTCCTTGgctcgaggatggcgacctcgacagcagcgaccccatcgtcaccctcgcCATCTGGGTCAacttcatcgccaacgccttCCTGCTCATTGGCAAGGTCCTAGTCGTCATCTCTGTCCCCTCCGTTTCCGTCCTCGCCAGCTTGGTCGACGCTGTCCTCGACTTCCTCAGCACCGCCATCGTATGGACGACAACCCGgctcatcgccgccagccaAAATGACCAGCACTCCTACCCTGTGGGTAGACGGCG CCTTGAACCCCTTGGTGTACTGGTTTTCTCTATCGTTATGGTCACATCGTTCTGCCAGGTCGCGCTGGAAGCCATCCAACGCCTCATGTCTCCCGACCACGAAATCGTCCAACT AGGCATTCCTGCCATTGCTATCATGGTGGGCACCGTAGTCATCAAGGGTTTATGCTGGCTCTGGTGCCGTCTCATCAAGAACTCGAGCGTTCGAGCCTT GGCTGACGACGCCATGACTGATGTCATCTTCAATACCGGTTCCATATTGTTCCCCATTGTCGGCTATTTTGCCAGGATCTGGtggctcgacgccctcggcggcctgcttTTGTCAGGCGTTGTCATTGTCAATTGGAGCCAGACTTCGATGCACCACGTCCGAAACCTGACAGGGTTCTCAGCCACTTCGGACGAGAGAAACCTCC TGCTGTACCTTACCATGCGTTTCGCCACGTCCATCAGGCAGATCCAGAACCTGCGGGCCTACCACGCCGGTGACAAGCTCTTTGTTGAGGTTGACATCGTCCTCAATGCCAACATGCCGCTCAAGGACAGCCACGACCTCAGCGAGGTCCTGACCTATTTCCTTGAATCAGTGCCAATTGTCGACCGTGCCTTCGTGCATGTTGACTATGCGACGTACAACGTTGACACTCACATTGCGCAATAG
- a CDS encoding Putative phosphatidylinositol 3-/4-kinase, catalytic domain, protein kinase-like domain superfamily: MARDIRQRALEKIASLSAASPRTSFDRSDLDRLCKATQTAGKGVNGHSAKQPSSSLGRCPMTIREFEVLLSLCKAAPAIQTSQSAQKLAHQLIPYILEAHVQVFVPSPFFRKVEPSPTEALAFHVTAALLSLGSHYDDLHEIVSDNIWAFVNACNHAADHTVPPQADDEDPNLEDAIRTATIAVSLLGFLDAASAQVDFWRAGGRLALVQRFRDILSEPFLVAVETAFSTIRNSQSSDRHAREWKRYLRHYSAAGRPLGAILLQRSYMWLLVAGTSLLVTDASLLRGIHILDLLMSEEGAFRPGSPRSPDADYRSLDMYTTVAVDQMNYLEAGEDYLKLGSAWQQRLAFAVKSAALISYLNCSLMNEDVADIDVLVNWLEETLADPLQMADENLAATVLRSIALVCKISRGYAATASRLLPRFIVQSAPNARVVAVASKSLAYVLQMLSHDAVITTLYTLGNVLSPGSDRSMTNGTNGDLGVDGAHTLYPNRHSTGSSISLAITGEEETAIVYGNVVQAICGIATACNDEKITALAQSMLLQKIDKVNNSVDAQIISGTAALALKGGQLEFRSLLKVFSRICHLGVVSHKDFLLVAVMKARTHISANLHRGSALYDIYWEHLLESIISMGDVHQSNHTKEADVQLAAREIAELLHPLAVFMSTNDLALTSVTDDESHSMIRDAWFNVVVHGFTTQTDMGKRYLDELRVMAVHSPPLVADQRGEQIESDIELNTVLRRGMSSDRESMQKRHLAELIPSKATEIKGLSYRKIIFLHAAYLVESLRADAGDCTKALSYFLEPSMRRGEVSSTMEGISAAVVDKYLGKTLGGLDATFSAQYAASQLVAIFCGCCHRIERVQQAAFTCADRIISQVPSALCHRSSLFALLELLSLMWSSCLEAETDLYAPRSKFTSSLGGVSVELSDDYNFRRHTLEVLNRRAKQWVSSVISLAPLDIKGLLQTYLSEFDDEGAYGHISLGRSFAIELGSLIPSTDQRLQSLDRVGDCNINTGSDFVAQYTTRQEYRYGETLPERGNELVNFMQLNRRASFLHSSVSTASDSANAATALAHVEARIKSKKMTALNEVREILRRAAALLCRSDRDESAVAHYLVSIPFAMFTKQSIKLGVSLWLGVMNENPRLEPRLLIEIAQQWEVTIQGRLGLFSHAMSHPDPFFLKEEFAPSDLEALAKRKQQVHNLLSPHMRLLQFFASHFNATRLGSPDVQRIFLRMLDVTLDAVRSSTPHPMARELRFQIVLFGLKVLHVCTTIGAIAQWRFKEKILSAALSWFRFAPSWSFGSNILQLKTEIRLLTDIVTALKNVAFIGANAADTIKSLQAKEHLLVLLLESEQTRLSVWVHPLGESIKPHGQSTKASIEAALAPLIRVAWAEDPSIAIELVTRFPYPRVQREVRWLLINFPQKAISEPEGLPVLLGGSLPNDVSFQLKYLLFWSPVNPITAVTYFLPAYRNHPFLIQYAMRALESHSSDVTFFYVPQIVQTLRYDALGYVERYILETAQFSQLFAHQIIWNMKANAYKDDDATIPDAIKPTLDKVMEKMIASFTDVDRTFYEREFAFFDEVTDISGKLKPYVGRPKPEKAQKIEEELRKIKVEVGVYLPSNPDGVVIGIDRKSGKPLQSHAKAPYLATFRIKKNKGSLEDVNDMLEDVHKKDSPPMPENTIEVWQSAIFKVGDDCRQDVLALQMIAAFRGIFHNVGLDVYVNPYRVTATAPGCGVIDVLPNSVSRDMLGREAVNGLYDYFISKYGNEDSLRFQQARSNFVKSMAAYSIISFLLQFKDRHNGNIMIDDAGHILHIDFGFCFDIAPGGIKFERAPFKLTTEMLAVMGGNPHHQAFKWFEELCVKAFLASRQHCEKLSQIVLLMMDSGLPCFKPESVQHFKERFVLERSEREAADFVKDLIRRSANSYSTGVYDQFQLLTNGIPY; the protein is encoded by the exons ATGGCCCGCGATATTCGGCAGCGGGCGCTGGAGAAGATTGCGTCTCTATCTGCCGCCAGCCCGCGAACGTCCTTTGATCGTTCCGACCTTGACCGACTGTGCAAGGCTACCCAGACCGCTGGGAAGGGCGTCAACGGCCATTCGGCCAAGCAGCCGTCTTCGTCTCTCGGGAGATGTCCCATG ACAATCCGTGAATTTGAGGTGCTGCTGTCGCTATGTAAAGCCGCGCCCGCCATACAGACGAGCCAGAGCGCGCAGAAGCTCGCACACCAGCTGATTCCCTACATCCTTGAGGCGCACGTTCAGGTCTTCGTcccctcgcccttcttcagAAAGGTCGAGCCGTCGCCCACTGAGGCATTGGCATTTCACGTCACGGCCGCTCTGCTTTCCCTCGGCTCCCACTACGACGACCTGCACGAGATCGTCTCGGACAATATATGGGCTTTCGTCAACGCCTGCAACCATGCGGCGGACCATACGGTCCCTCCTCaggcggacgacgaggacccgaacctcgaggacgccattCGGACGGCCACAATTGCTGTCTCTTTGCTTGGCTTTCTTGATGCGGCCTCGGCGCAGGTGGACTTTTGGAGAGCTGGGGGCCGGTTGGCTTTGGTGCAGCGGTTCAGAGATATCCTCTCGGAGCCGTTCTTGGTCGCCGTGGAGACTGCCTTCTCTACCATCAGGAACTCACAATCCTCAGATCGCCATGCTCGAGAGTGGAAGAGATACCTACGCCACTACTCGGCTGCTGGGCGACCCCTAGGAGCAATTCTTCTGCAGAGGAGCTACATGTGGCTGCTTGTTGCTGGGACGTCGCTATTGGTGACCGACGCGTCGCTTTTGCGCGGGATTCacatcctcgacctgctcatGTCGGAGGAGGGAGCTTTCAGGCCAGGTTCTCCGCGCAGCCCTGATGCTGACTATCGGTCCCTCGACATGTACACCACGGTGGCTGTTGACCAGATGAACTACCttgaggctggcgaggaTTACCTCAAGCTTGGGTCTGCGTGGCAGCAGAGACTGGCCTTTGCTGTCAAATCGGCGGCGCTTATCAGTTACCTCAACTGTTCGCTTATGAATGAGGATGTGGCAGACATTGATGTCCTCGTGAACTGGCTAGAGGAGACCCTTGCGGATCCTCTCCAAATGGCAGACGAGAACCTGGCGGCAACTGTCCTGAGGTCGATTGCGTTGGTTTGCAAGATCTCTAGAGGATACGCCGCAACCGCCAGCCGTCTCTTGCCTCGTTTCATTGTCCAAAGCGCACCGAACGCTCGTGTTGTTGCGGTTGCGTCCAAAAGTCTCGCGTACGTGTTGCAGATGCTCTCTCACGATGCCGTCATCACTACTCTTTACACGCTCGGCAATGTTCTCAGCCCGGGTTCCGATAGATCCATGACGAACGGCACCAACGGCGATctcggcgttgacggcgcTCACACTCTGTACCCCAACCGCCACTCCACTGGCAGTAGCATCTCCTTGGCAATCACtggcgaggaagagacggCCATAGTGTACGGCAATGTAGTCCAGGCCATCTGTGGCATTGCGACAGCTTGCAACGACGAGAAGATCACTGCTTTGGCACAGTCCATGCTGCTGCAAAAGATCGACAAGGTCAACAACAGCGTTGACGCTCAAATCATCAGTGGCACCGCAGCCCTTGCCTTGAAGGGCGGACAACTTGAGTTCCGATCGCTATTGAAGGTTTTTTCCAGAATTTGCCATCTCGGTGTTGTTAGCCACAAGGACTTCCTTCTGGTCGCT GTGATGAAGGCACGAACGCACATCTCGGCAAACCTCCACCGCGGATCGGCCCTATACGACATCTACTGGGAGCATCTGCTGGAGAGCATCATCTCCATGGGTGATGTCCATCAATCGAACCACACCAAGGAGGCAGACGTCCAGCTGGCCGCACGAGAAatcgccgagctgctgcacCCCTTGGCTGTCTTCATGTCCACCAACGACCTGGCGCTCACCTCGGTAACTGACGATGAGTCGCACTCCATGATAAGGGACGCCTGGTTCAACGTTGTTGTTCATGGATTTACCACGCAGACTGACATGGGCAAGAGAtacctcgacgagcttcggGTCATGGCCGTACATTCTCCTCCCTTGGTTGCAGACCAGCGAGGAGAGCAGATTGAGAGCGATATCGAGCTGAATACTGTCTTGCGTCGAGGCATGAGCTCCGACCGAGAGTCGATGCAAAAGAGACATTTGGCCGAGTTGATTCCCAGCAAAGCGACGGAGATCAAGGGCCTGAGCTACCGCAAGATCATCTTTCTACACGCTGCTTACTTAGTCGAGAGCCTGCGCGCCGATGCTGGCGACTGCACTAAGGCTCTCTCCTATTTCTTAGAGCCCAGCATGCGTAGAGGGGAAGTTAGCAGCACTATGGAAGGCATTTCCGCCGCCGTGGTTGACAAGTATTTGGGCAAAACCTtgggcggcctggacgccaCTTTCTCTGCACAATACGCCGCCAGTCAGctcgtcgccatcttctGCGGCTGCTGTCACCGGATCGAGCGAGTCCAGCAAGCTGCCTTTACCTGTGCTGACCGTATTATTAGCCAGGTTCCTTCTGCTCTGTGCCACCGGTCCTCGCTTTTTGCTTTGTTGGAGTTACTGTCTCTGATGTGGTCGAGCTGCCTGGAAGCAGAGACAGATCTCTATGCCCCGCGATCGAAGTTCACTTCTAGCCTAGGAGGTGTGTCTGTCGAACTCTCAGACGATTACAACTTCCGCCGTCATACCTTGGAGGTTCTCAACCGCAGAGCCAAGCAATGGGTCTCCAGCGTGATCAGCCTGGCCCCGCTGGACATCAAGGGCCTCTTACAGACGTATCTGTCCGagttcgacgacgaaggaGCATACGGACATATCTCCCTGGGCCGTTCTTTTGCCATCGAGCTTGGCTCCCTCATACCCTCCACCGACCAGAGACTGCAGTCTCTTGACCGCGTTGGAGATTGCAACATAAACACCGGCTCCGACTTTGTTGCTCAGTACACGACTCGTCAAGAGTACCGATACGGCGAGACCCTGCCCGAACGTGGTAACGAACTGGTGAACTTCATGCAGCTGAATCGTAGAGCTTCATTCCTGCATTCATCAGTCTCGACGGCCAGCGACAGCGCCAATGCGGCCACTGCTCTCGCACATGTCGAGGCCCGCATCAAGAGCAAGAAGATGACCGCCCTCAACGAGGTCCGCGAGATTCTTCGCCGAGCAGCGGCCCTGCTGTGTCGCAGCGATCGCGACGAGTCTGCTGTTGCACACTACCTTGTCAGCATTCCATTCGCCATGTTTACGAAGCAGTCAATCAAGCTGGGCGTCTCCCTATGGTTGGGTGTGATGAACGAGAACCCACGTCTGGAACCAAGGCTTCTTATCGAGATTGCTCAACAGTGGGAGGTGACAATCCAGGGGCGCCTTGGGCTTTTCAGCCATGCCATGTC ACACCCCGATCCCTTCTTTCTCAAGGAAGAGTTTGCGCCTAGTGACCTCGAGGCTTTGGCCAAGCGCAAGCAGCAAGTACACAATCTGCTGTCGCCACATATGCGACTGCTGCAATTTTTTGCAAGCCACTTCAATGCCACACGTTTGGGCAGCCCGGATGTCCAGCGAATCTTCCTCCGTATGCTCGATGTCACCCTGGATGCGGTGCGATCATCGACGCCGCACCCGATGGCACGAGAATTACGTTTTCAGATCGTTCTGTTCGGCCTGAAGGTGTTGCATGTCTGTACGACCATTGGCGCCATCGCGCAATGGCGATTCAAGGAGAAGATCCTGTCGGCTGCGCTCAGCTGGTTTCGATTCGCTCCAAGTTGGTCTTTTGGAAGTAATATTCTGCAGCTCAAGACGGAAATTCGTCTCCTGACCGACATCGTGACCGCCTTGAAGAACGTTGCGTTCATTGGGGCCAACGCCGCGGACACCATCAAGTCCCTGCAGGCCAAGGAGCACCTACTTGTTCTACTCTTGGAGAGCGAGCAGACACGTCTGTCGGTGTGGGTTCACCCGCTCGGCGAGTCGATCAAGCCCCATGGACAATCTACCAAGGCATCTATTGAG GCCGCTCTCGCCCCTCTCATCAGGGTCGCGTGGGCCGAAGACCCGTCCATTGCAATTGAGCTCGTTACACGTTTCCCCTATCCTCGGGTTCAGCGAGAGGTGAGATGGCTGTTGATCAACTTCCCACAAAAGGCCATTTCGGAGCCCGAGGGCCTGCCCGTCCTTCTGGGCGGCTCCTTGCCCAACGACGTCAGCTTCCAGTTGAAG TACCTGCTCTTCTGGTCGCCTGTGAACCCCATCACCGCCGTCACGTACTTCTTGCCCGCCTACCGGAACCATCCCTTCCTGATCCAGTACGCTATGAGGGCATTGGAGAGCCACTCCAGCGATGTTACCTTCTTTTATGTACCGCAAATTGTACAGACGCTGCGGTACGACGCGTTGGGCTACGTGGAGCGGTACATCCTGGAGACAGCTCAGTTCTCGCAGCTGTTTGCCCATCAAATCATTTGGAACATGAAGGCAAATGCCtacaaggacgacgacgcgacCATC CCCGACGCCATCAAACCCACGCTTGACAAGGTCATGGAGAAGATGATTGCAAGCTTTACTGATGTGGACAGGACCTTTTACGAGCGCGAGTTTGCCTTTTTCGACGAGGTCACAGACATATCGGGCAAGTTGAAGCCATATGTCGGCCGGCCCAAGCCGGAAAAGGCGCAAAAGATCGAGGAAGAGCTGCGCAAAATCAAGGTCGAGGTTGGCGTCTACCTGCCGAGTAACCCCGACGGTGTGGTTATCGGCATCGACCGCAAATCCGGCAAGCCTCTGCAGAGCCACGCCAAGGCACCCTACCTCGCGACGTTCCGcatcaagaagaacaagggcagcctcgaggacgtcaaCGACATGTTGGAAGATGTGCACAAGAAGGATTCGCCGCCAATGCCAGAGAACACCATTGAGGTGTGGCAATCGGCCATTTTCAAAGTCGGCGATGACTGCAGACAGGACGTGCTTGCTCTGCAGATGATTGCCGCCTTCCGAGGCATCTTCCATAACGTTGGCCTGGACGTCTACGTCAACCCGTACCGCGTCACCGCCACGGCCCCCGGGTGCGGCGTCATCGATGTTCTGCCCAACTCGGTCTCTCGAGATATGCTCGGCCGCGAGGCCGTTAATGGCCTCTACGATTATTTCATCTCCAAGTACGGCAACGAAGACTCGCTTCGCTTCCAGCAAGCGCGCAGTAATTTCGTCAAGAGCATGGCGGCCTATTCCATTATCTCGTTCTTGTTGCAGTTCAAGGATCGCCACAACGGCAACATCATGATTGACGACGCGGGCCACATTTTGCACATTGACTTTGGCTTCTGCTTCGATATCGCGCCGGGCGGCATCAAGTTCGAGCGCGCGCCGTTCAAGCTGACGACGGAAATGCTGGCGGTCATGGGCGGTAACCCGCACCACCAGGCCTTCAAATGGTTCGAGGAGCTTTGCGTCAAGGCGTTCCTTGCGTCGCGGCAGCACTGTGAGAAGCTCAGCCAGATAGTACTTCTCATGATGGACTCGGGCCTGCCGTGCTTTAAGCCCGAGAGCGTGCAGCACTTTAAGGAGCGCTTTGTGCTGGAGCGTAGCGAGCGCGAAGCGGCCGACTTTGTCAAGGATCTCATCCGCAGGAGCGCCAACAGCTACTCGACGGGCGTGTACGACCAATTTCAGCTCCTCACTAATGGCATTCCCTACTGA